Proteins encoded by one window of Nicotiana tabacum cultivar K326 chromosome 10, ASM71507v2, whole genome shotgun sequence:
- the LOC142164955 gene encoding uncharacterized protein LOC142164955, which translates to MAKEKSACLELSPLYPLAEGEKLLLHSVEPDWFKGKTLWSWPSASRNWIDWVDRVEKAKGEVWKSAGIYDAIQLSKNDIPIDKDLLYAALCYWSISTNSFHFRFGMMGPTVLDIVALTGLRPHGEEVSAILGMSESACDILKYGNIYNNSLFHPKYLNVSKGEMAVTEEEHVSFLFAWLSNHLFCDSSVNMIKQCTKLAFALAAGRKIALAPFLLSNLYRGCAYIFNAKFQYERGPFWILQFWLQSYIPEFRPATLDYSNAPTYGFPLAEGALRYKSFKEYFNFFFKCSSRTASQFTPFSSRKFGPEWFKKSLDPDFQKPNRAELQDIWASYLISRDLPYRVLLDESSKCKCEVERYSPNQIARQFGMTGSSPLI; encoded by the exons ATGGCGAAAGAAAAAAGTGCATGCTTAG AGCTCTCTCCTCTTTACCCCTTAGCTGAAGGAGAGAAGCTACTTCTACACTCCGTGGAACCTGATTGGTTCAAAGGTAAGACTCTGTGGTCATGGCCTTCTGCAAGTAGAAACTGGATTGATTGGGTAGATAGAGTTGAGAAGGCCAAAGGAGAGGTCTGGAAATCAGCTGGAATATATGATGCCATTCAGTTGTCCAAGAATGATATCCCCATCGACAAAGATCTTCTTTATGCTGCCTTGTGCTATTGGTCAATCTCCACAAACTCGTTCCACTTCAGATTTGGTATGATGGGGCCAACAGTACTCGATATTGTTGCCTTGACAGGACTTAGGCCACATGGCGAGGAAGTCAGTGCCATTCTTGGGATGTCTGAATCGGCTTGTGATATACTCAAGTATGGaaatatttataataattccTTATTTCACCCCAAATATCTCAATGTGTCAAAGGGAGAAATGGCTGTGACAGAGGAAGAGCATGTATCTTTTCTGTTTGCGTGGCTCAGCAATCATCTGTTTTGTGACTCTTCTGTAAACATGATCAAGCAATGCACAAAACTGGCATTTGCTCTTGCTGCAGGTAGAAAGATTGCTTTGGCGCCCTTTCTCTTGTCTAATTTATATCGTGGATGCGCTTACATATTTAATGCAAAGTTTCAGTATGAAAGAGGTCCATTCTGGATCTTGCAGTTCTGGCTACAGTCTTACATTCCAGAATTTCGGCCTGCGACCTTGGATTACAGTAATGCTCCAACCTATGGGTTTCCCTTGGCTGAAGGTGCATTGAGATATAAATCATTCAAGGAATactttaacttcttttttaaaTGCTCATCTAGAACAGCCAGCCAATTCACCCCATTTTCTTCTCGGAAGTTTGGACCTGAGTGGTTTAAGAAGTCACTCGATCCTGACTTCCAAAAACCTAATAGGGCAGAGCTACAAGACATTTGGGCCAGTTATCTCATTTCTCGAGATCTCCCTTACAGAGTCCTTCTCGATGAATCTTCGAAGTGCAAATGTGAGGTAGAACGTTATTCTCCAAATCAGATTGCTCGACAGTTTGGCATGACTGGGTCCAGCCCCTTAATCTAA
- the LOC107802581 gene encoding uncharacterized protein LOC107802581 isoform X2 encodes MKRKYKGDSIPSQPLGQQDEPIQQRNSHEVGEKIPTRTTSCKKMKTSPGEVPLPGTTSAIPSTLVVPTSCTPANEDRTKTDIQVYADATSISTSSSTSDKDGEDGTVSPSLAKTRNKTSDIIEPPDCVVKFDNLEDFFARVSGQIKRAQSLGFSAYQCSPNSTPSAEMLAKAKDDIERLLIMPSQDMLLPKNCSTLSAALSMYAATPDLSAERALALEKLKENLPHLSLTLRRAKKDQEEYYKEAAKKVLLVDELTKDQELYTNLKDSNDKLECTISKLKASLKEAKTKRKAIQEQKLSLANKCFEKSIALDQMEADFPVLEEMKKLADSDVARVEESL; translated from the exons ATGAAGAGAAAATATAAAG GGGATAGTATTCCATCACAACCTTTGGGACAGCAAGACGAGCCCATACAACAAAGGAACTCACATGAGGTGGGTGAAAAGATACCTACGAGAACAACATCATGCAAG AAGATGAAGACTTCTCCGGGGGAAGTGCCGCTACCAGGCACAACTTCTGCCATACCTTCTACATTAGTTGTTCCTACGAGTTGTACCCCTGCAAATGAAGACAGGACTAAGACAGACATCCAAGTTTATGCTGATGCTACATCGAtctccacctcgtcctccacttctgaCAAA GATGGTGAGGACGGCACAGTTTCTCCTTCATTAGCTAAAACCAGAAACAAGACATCTGATATTATTGAACCACCTGATTGCGTTGTTAAATTTGATAATCTAGAAGACTTCTTTGCTCGAGTCAGTGGACAAATTAAACGAGCTCAATCTCTCGGTTTTTCTGCTTATCAATGTTCTCCAAATTCTACACCGTCAGCAGAAATGCTTGCCAAAGCGAAAGATGACATTGAGAGATTATTAATCATGCCTTCTCAGGACATGCTTCTACCCAAAAACTGTTCGACATTAAGTGCTGCACTATCAATGTATGCTGCAACACCTGATTTATCGGCTGAGAGAGCGCTTGCCTTGGAGAAACTCAAAGAGAACCTTCCGCACCTTTCCTTGACCCTGCGTAGAGCTAAGAAGGACCAAGAGGAGTATTATAAGGAGGCTGCCAAGAAAGTGCTCCTCGTCGATGAGCTCACAAAAGATCAGGAACTCTATACTAATCTCAAAGACTCAAACGACAAGCTTGAATGTACAATCAGCAAGTTGAAGGCAAGTTTGAAGGAGgcaaagacaaaaagaaaagcaaTCCAGGAGCAAAAATTGAGTTTGGCTAACAAGTGTTTTGAAAAGTCGATTGCTCTTGATCAAATGGAAGCTGACTTTCCTGTCCTGGAGGAGATGAAGAAGCTAGCTGATTCGGATGTTGCCCGAGTGGAAGAAAGCTTGTGA
- the LOC107802581 gene encoding uncharacterized protein LOC107802581 isoform X1, whose amino-acid sequence MKRKYKGDSIPSQPLGQQDEPIQQRNSHEVGEKIPTRTTSCKKMKTSPGEVPLPGTTSAIPSTLVVPTSCTPANEDRTKTDIQVYADATSISTSSSTSDKVSSPYYMCHYVLLLHLCLRAFSFQDGEDGTVSPSLAKTRNKTSDIIEPPDCVVKFDNLEDFFARVSGQIKRAQSLGFSAYQCSPNSTPSAEMLAKAKDDIERLLIMPSQDMLLPKNCSTLSAALSMYAATPDLSAERALALEKLKENLPHLSLTLRRAKKDQEEYYKEAAKKVLLVDELTKDQELYTNLKDSNDKLECTISKLKASLKEAKTKRKAIQEQKLSLANKCFEKSIALDQMEADFPVLEEMKKLADSDVARVEESL is encoded by the exons ATGAAGAGAAAATATAAAG GGGATAGTATTCCATCACAACCTTTGGGACAGCAAGACGAGCCCATACAACAAAGGAACTCACATGAGGTGGGTGAAAAGATACCTACGAGAACAACATCATGCAAG AAGATGAAGACTTCTCCGGGGGAAGTGCCGCTACCAGGCACAACTTCTGCCATACCTTCTACATTAGTTGTTCCTACGAGTTGTACCCCTGCAAATGAAGACAGGACTAAGACAGACATCCAAGTTTATGCTGATGCTACATCGAtctccacctcgtcctccacttctgaCAAAGTAAGTTCTCCTTATTACATGTGTCATTATGTCTTACTACTCCATCTATGTTTGAGAGCTTTTTCTTTTCAGGATGGTGAGGACGGCACAGTTTCTCCTTCATTAGCTAAAACCAGAAACAAGACATCTGATATTATTGAACCACCTGATTGCGTTGTTAAATTTGATAATCTAGAAGACTTCTTTGCTCGAGTCAGTGGACAAATTAAACGAGCTCAATCTCTCGGTTTTTCTGCTTATCAATGTTCTCCAAATTCTACACCGTCAGCAGAAATGCTTGCCAAAGCGAAAGATGACATTGAGAGATTATTAATCATGCCTTCTCAGGACATGCTTCTACCCAAAAACTGTTCGACATTAAGTGCTGCACTATCAATGTATGCTGCAACACCTGATTTATCGGCTGAGAGAGCGCTTGCCTTGGAGAAACTCAAAGAGAACCTTCCGCACCTTTCCTTGACCCTGCGTAGAGCTAAGAAGGACCAAGAGGAGTATTATAAGGAGGCTGCCAAGAAAGTGCTCCTCGTCGATGAGCTCACAAAAGATCAGGAACTCTATACTAATCTCAAAGACTCAAACGACAAGCTTGAATGTACAATCAGCAAGTTGAAGGCAAGTTTGAAGGAGgcaaagacaaaaagaaaagcaaTCCAGGAGCAAAAATTGAGTTTGGCTAACAAGTGTTTTGAAAAGTCGATTGCTCTTGATCAAATGGAAGCTGACTTTCCTGTCCTGGAGGAGATGAAGAAGCTAGCTGATTCGGATGTTGCCCGAGTGGAAGAAAGCTTGTGA
- the LOC107802582 gene encoding uncharacterized protein LOC107802582, which yields MAKEKSASLGNNVSQAKKSLAKKMQELNKERIVDKIFVPIPGSSSNFILGPCFKTTFPPDLYPLYPLAEGEKLLLHSVEPDWFNGKYLKSRPSASRDWIDWVDRVEKAKREVWKSADIYDAIQLTKNVIPVDKNLVYASLCYWSISTNSFHFRFGMMGPTVLDIVALTGLRPHGEEVSVILGMAGSTCDFTKYGKIYDNALLYHNYLDASEGEMAVTEEEHISFLFAWLYDHLFWDSSVNMIKQCTKLAFALATGRKLSLAPFLLSNLYHGCADIINGKFQYERGPLWILQFWLQSYFPEFRPATLDYGNAPICGFPLTEGALRYKSFKEYFNFFRKCSSRTASQFTPFFSRKFGPEWFKRSLDPYFQKLNRTELKEIWASYLIARDLPYSILLDESSKCKCGVEHYSPNQFARQFGMTQAVPVHQSASDLSIRREADNVEETESRFSQLKRKFSFVPFNINPSSTMFFDSWWSTYINNRDKTVIGVLRKISVHLTPCVAPLSPSDRQEVAAPKSIGVNGNSQSAVKLGQNMKRKYKGDSIPLQSLAQQDEPLQQKNSHDTGVKIPTGTLCKKMKTSLRNMPLPGTTPTIPSISVVPTPANEDRIKTSIQVSADDTPISTSCSTSDDEDGEEGTVSPLLAKTRSKTPDITEPPDCPVKFHNLEDFFARVSGQIKRAQSRSFSADQSSSKDDKISATQKSTLSAEMLATVKDDIERLLTMSSEDLLLPKNCSTLNAALSTYAATPNLSAERVLALWKLKENLPRLFLTLRRAKKDQEEYYKEAAKKVILVDELTKGQECYTNLKDCNDKLERTISKTKASLKDTMTKRKAIQMQLLSLAKKCFEKSTALDEMEADFPLREEMKKLADSDVARVEESLREFKSKIIE from the exons atggcgaaagagaAGAGTGCAAGCTTAGGTAATAATGTTTCCCAGGCAAAGAAAAGTTTGGCCAAGAAAATGCAAGAGTTGAACAAAGAGCGGATTGTTGACAAGATATTTGTTCCTATTCCTGGATCATCCTCTAATTTTATATTAGGTCCATGCTTTAAGACTACGTTTCCTCCGGACCTCTATCCTCTTTACCCCTTAGCTGAAGGAGAGAAGCTACTTCTACACTCCGTGGAACCTGATTGGTTCAATGGTAAGTATTTGAAGTCACGGCCTTCTGCAAGTAGAGATTGGATTGATTGGGTAGATAGAGTTGAGAAGGCCAAGCGGGAGGTGTGGAAATCAGCGGATATATATGATGCCATTCAGTTGACAAAAAATGTTATCCCCGTGGACAAAAACCTTGTTTATGCTTCCTTGTGCTATTGGTCAATCTCCACAAACTCGTTCCACTTCAGATTTGGCATGATGGGGCCAACAGTACTAGATATTGTTGCCTTGACTGGACTTAGACCGCATGGCGAGGAAGTCAGTGTGATTCTTGGGATGGCTGGATCAACTTGTGATTTTACCAAGTATGGAAAAATTTATGATAATGCCTTATTATACCACAATTATCTCGACGCGTCAGAGGGAGAAATGGCTGTGACAGAGGAAGAACATATATCTTTTCTGTTTGCGTGGCTCTACGATCATCTGTTTTGGGACTCTTCTGTAAACATGATCAAGCAATGCACAAAACTGGCATTTGCTCTTGCTACGGGTAGAAAGCTTTCTTTGGCACCGTTTCTCTTGTCTAATTTATATCATGGATGCGCTGATATCATTAATGGCAAGTTTCAGTATGAAAGAGGTCCATTATGGATCTTGCAGTTCTGGCTACAGTCTTACTTTCCAGAATTTCGACCCGCAACCTTGGATTACGGTAATGCTCCGATCTGTGGGTTTCCCTTGACTGAAGGTGCATTGAGATATAAATCATTCAAGGAATACTTTAACTTCTTTCGTAAATGCTCATCGAGAACAGCCAGCCAATTCACGCCATTTTTTTCTAGGAAGTTTGGACCTGAGTGGTTTAAAAGGTCACTTGATCCTTACTTCCAAAAACTTAATAGGACAGAGTTAAAAGAGATTTGGGCTAGTTATCTTATTGCTCGAGACCTCCCATACAGTATCCTTCTAGATGAATCCTCGAAGTGCAAATGTGGGGTAGAACATTATTCTCCAAATCAGTTTGCTCGACAGTTTGGCATGACTCAGGCTGTTCCCGTGCACCAATCAGCCAGTGATCTTTCAATCAGAAGAGAGGCAGATAATGTTGAAGAAACTGAATCAAGGTTTTcccaattaaaaagaaaattctcatttgtTCCATTTAATATTAATCCGAGCTCTAcgatgttctttgattcctggtGGTCCACTTATATCAACAATCGGGACAAGACTGTTATCGGTGTCCTCAGGAAGATCTCAGTCCATCTGACACCCTGTGTTGCGCCTCTCAGTCCATCTGACAGGCAAGAAGTTGCTGCTCCGAAGTCCATTGGTGTTAATGGCAATTCTCAGTCTGCAGTAAAATTGGGACAGAATATGAAGAGAAAATATAAAG GGGATAGTATTCCACTACAATCTTTGGCACAGCAAGATGAGCCCTTACAACAAAAGAACTCGCATGACACGGGTGTAAAGATACCTACGGGAACATTATGCAAG AAGATGAAGACTTCCCTGAGGAATATGCCACTACCAGGCACAACTCCTACCATACCTTCTATATCAGTCGTTCCTACTCCTGCTAATGAAGACAGGATTAAGACATCCATCCAAGTTTCTGCTGATGATACACCAATCTCCACCTCGTGTTCCACTTCTGATGACGAA GATGGTGAGGAAGGCACAGTTTCCCCATTATTAGCCAAGACCAGAAGCAAGACACCTGATATTACTGAACCACCTGACTGCCCTGTAAAATTTCATAATCTAGAAGACTTCTTTGCTCGAGTTAGTGGACAAATTAAACGAGCTCAATCTCGCAGTTTTTCTGCTGATCAATCTTCTTCCAAAGATGACAAGATATCCGCCACGCAAAAGTCTACACTGTCAGCAGAAATGCTTGCCACTGTGAAAGATGACATTGAGAGATTACTAACCATGTCTTCTGAAGACTTGCTTCTACCCAAAAATTGTTCAACATTAAATGCAGCACTATCGACATATGCTGCAACACCAAATTTATCGGCTGAGAGAGTGCTTGCCTTGTGGAAACTCAAAGAGAACCTTCCGCGACTTTTCTTAACCTTGCGTAGAGCTAAGAAGGACCAAGAGGAGTATTATAAGGAGGCTGCCAAGAAAGTGATCCTCGTCGATGAGCTCACAAAAGGTCAGGAATGCTACACCAACCTCAAAGATTGCAATGACAAGCTTGAACGTACAATCAGCAAGACGAAGGCAAGCTTGAAGGATACAATGACAAAAAGAAAAGCAATCCAAATGCAACTATTGAGTTTGGCTAAGAAGTGTTTTGAAAAGTCTACTGCTCTTGATGAAATGGAAGCTGACTTTCCTCTCCGCGAGGAGATGAAGAAGCTAGCTGATTCTGATGTTGCCCGAGTGGAAGAAAGTTTGAGAGAATTCAAGAGTAAGATAATCGAGTGA